Below is a genomic region from Pleuronectes platessa chromosome 5, fPlePla1.1, whole genome shotgun sequence.
AGAAAAGCTGCTACATAACAGCTAACGTGCATGCTCATTAACAATATGTACTGTATAGTCTGTACAGTCTTTTTAAACAATGTCACATAATGTGACATTGTTTGATTTTGTCTCTATGTGCATTCATTAAATCAAAGACCAAAGCATCATGCATACTAATGTATATATGACAGTGTGAAGTCTTTCTAGGTCCTTTAACGAGATTCAGTTCTGGGAAATACATtttggatttaatttaaatctcaTAAAGGaataacattttgaaattaGGACTTTTTATGACAAACAGTCAAAGGTCAACTAAGCTGTGGCATCATAATGTTcaacaaaaacattcaaaaaacattattttaagtaCTTTGGTCtgcatatatttataaaaaaatacagaactAGAGTTACTATAAACTAACTATAAGAAATGTTCGTATTGCTTAGTGTGGAAAATACCCTCTATTTGCTGAATGCTTTCAGGTTATCACTTATGAAACTAAAGTTTCTTACTCCAATTGGCCTATCCTGGAGGGAAGAGTTGTTTCATAATTATTTAGGAGTTAGACATTTTTCTGCTTCCCACCTCTCTCTCATTTATCATCCAGGACCGGACAACAGTGGTGATTCTTGCTATACATCTTTGAATGCGTTTTCTGACTGAAGCCCTTTCCTCTCTGTTGCATTTGTCATGTGTTGCCCACCTGTCCAGTGGGAAGAAACGCAAACCTGCCTGGACAGACCGGATCCTGTGGCGGCTCCGGCCCAAAGACTTAACCTCTGATGAACAAGATGACAACTCGGAGGTAGTGAAGAAGgtcaaggagctggaggagaaggaggaggacgagtACCCTCTGAGGATCAGGCAGGACATGTATACCAGCAACATGGAGTTTACCATCAGTGACCACAAGCCTGTCATTGGCATCTTCACACTTGAGGTGAGAACCTGTTACACTGACTGTTCTCTGCACAATGACAAAGATACAATTAACAATCCTTACGTGTTTTTGCTCTataaaatgtcttaaaatatcTATAAGTCACACTGTTGCTCTCTCCAATATGCTCTATGCTACAATGAACCTATACATTATGGGTTATTTTAACTGAATCCTACaatctcttaaaaaaaaaagtggcccGATGCATTTTGATTTCGGGTTGTCCATCCAGCCGTCGCATTTTGTGAACACAAATCTCAAGAGAGCcgtgagggaatttcttcacattttttaGTCCTCACTTGGACTCAGGGATTAACTGATTGGATTTTGTTGGTCAGAGGATAAGGTTACTGCGACCtcacaataaaatgtttggTCTCGTGAACGTAACATTTCAGTAACACCTTTAGGAAATTTTTTCAAAATCTTAATGAAGTTCACTTGACCTGATtcgaatttggtggtcaaaggtgacGTCTCAATGTTTTGCCTTTTGAATGTAATGTCTGTGATTtataaacaatatgaaaaatTAGTTATTGTGCTTTCCCAGTCTTAGGAGTTGATTTTAAAGGATAATTGCTCTATATTGCAACTGGGGTTTTACTTTAATACTATCTTTCGCCATTCTTTCTACTGTTTACGATGTTATACTCAACAAAGTAATTGCTGAGATCTGCaccattattatcatcatcaaaaACTGAATACTGTTGAAACTGGGCTGAGAAGTATCGGTGAATAGCACAGGGGAGGGAAACGAACTGCAGGGATTCAGGTCAAAGCTACAAAAGCCATGAGAGCTGAACAGAGCTTCCATTGTTATCTCTAACACAAACCTACAGTTTAGCTGCTGAATAAACATCAGAGCGGCTCTATGTACGTAGCCATCACCTGTTGCGAGGCTGTGACCTGGCATGCTCTTGATCAGACTGTCTAACTTCTCTTTCTTGTTTTCCTGACTAATTATTAGCGATGCCATTCTGTTTCCAGATCCCCCACTTGAAATGTACATGCACTTGCTTTGCACAGATTAATTTGTAAACTTATTTACtatcaaaactaaaattgtaTTAATACAGAAGATTATTTCTCCACTCATCCAGCTGAGGAAGATGTACGAGACTCCTCTCGTGCATCTGCAGGCGGAGGGTGAATGGTGCGCAGACATTGATGCCATGGTCCTTTACAGCCCTCTGCAGCCCTTCCGCTCCAGTTCATGGGACTGGATTGGACTTTATAAGGTCAGTTTAATAACACAAGGTAACCAATGCCAGCGTGTGATATTGCAGTAGGTGAGTCATAAATGTTTCTATGACATTCAGGTTGGATTCTCCAGTTTGACAGACTACATCACCTACACGTGGGTCAAAGACGATGAGGTGGCTTTCAATGAGGAAGTCATACAGGTAGTAGATTTGAACCAATAAGTAAAACGACGATAAACCTCCCACAGTTTAatgagtgtgtctctgtttctgtaGGTATATGTTAGTAAAGAGGAAATCCCTGTGCGTGGAGGAGAGTGTGTGCTGTGCTACTACAGTAATACTCTGCGGGGCATCATTGGAATCAGTGAACCATTCAAGGTGAGTGAATGATGTATTAGTATTTTTAAACATCTGATTTTAACAAAGTACCTGGTCTTGTTCATAAAGCTCCAGGGTGAtctgcctctttctcttttaggTCCACGAGTCCAAGGTAGCCAATGAGGAAGGCTTGCTACATGACCAGATTACCAGACTAGACAGAATTGTAGCAAGTTAAGGTGTTCGAGACTGATCTCCAGGAGTCATAGCTTTGATTTAGTGTAAAGATGAAACAGTTTGGACCTGGATTTCCTGAACTATGACCAGATTTTTCATAACTGTGCTTCTTCACCGGTCAGTGAAAGAGCAGATTAGGAAATGCCCCACTGGCCTCTCTAATGCTACTGGAGTAGTTTACTTAACACCCCTGTGGTCAGTACACCTTTTTTGTACAACTGGTTCCTATGGTCACATTCTCTCTACGTGTGTTAACAAGAGTCTGAGCTCTGAAAACCTGCGACTGGGCACATTACACTGGAAACTTAGAATTAATTTAGCTTTAGCCGGAGCAAAGAACTGCCAGCTTTATCTTGTGGGCTAAAATGTGGTACACAGTGAATGTCAGGTGAAAGGAAGGGGTCAGGTAACTTAATGTAGTTTGACCTTTGTATTCGGcctgtttataaaaataatctGCAGATGGAGCTTCAGCAAAGGCTGAGACCAATGATGGTTTATTGAGATGGGCGACTTGACTCTAGTTCCTCCCCATAGTACAAAAATGTAACCAAAATATCTCTGACACAGAGGCTATCTTGTGCTGGTGACGTTAATTAAAGCCAGAGTCTTTGCAGTAGTATGAAGCTGCACTAGAAAGGTCATGCTGATACCTGCCTGTCCAACTGTAaatcaatctcagctgtcaatcataacatttcaccctgttttataccatcaaataactaatgaaCTTATCTGAAAAGAAACacgtcagtgtgataagaacgacctaaaatgatAGAAATCATCTAAAGGAACATTTATTTGGTGTGTGATTTGACTTTTTAGCTTGGTCCATTTGCcagctgctaacatggagggtgtgtgtgttggtaacctgcagccaaccaccagggggcaatcttAAGGTTTTGGCTCCACTTTTAAAaactgtcatgtcgtccatctttatatgtaaGTCATTGGCTGAAATATAAAGCTCATTCAGCCTGTAAGTGTACTAAGAGTTCAGTTAAGACTCACAGGTTTTGACTTTTATTTCCAGATATTTCATATCTGGAATATCTTTCGCCTGCTATCATCTCTAATTTCGATCTCAAAGTCACTCCTAATATCTCCAGGATATTTGTCTTAACTTAAATGGGTACATTGCAAATCTACTTCAGCATACATTTTGATGGTATTAATTTCTCAAAATTTAAACAAATCcacgttaaaaaaaaacggCTCAAATTGTAGCCTACAGGTAACTCATTCACATCTCACACTTGATTTTGTCTGTGGGGGGTGCACTGTGTTAGACTGAAAAGCCCTGAGTTGGATgtaatgaaaaagtagtagGTTAAGTGTGTTGTAGGATGTGTTACGGCCTGCTGCTTTGTGTGAACAGTTCAATGCGTTAGTTCAAAGTTAAAGGCTGTGCTCATGAAGAAACGTTTGAAGACTTCCAAATGCTGTCAGAGCTGCCTTCATGAGGCTGAAGGAATAGTTGGAAGTTTAAGTAAGTTGAGAACAAACTTATTACACTGAATAAAAGGAAAAGGGAAATGCAAAGGTAACAAAGCCCATTGGCAATTTGTGTTTTCAATTGCTAACAAGGTTAATGCATGGTTCACTGCTGAAGCAACCGTTCATTGCTGAATTAGCAAACATTCAGAGGTGGGTATCCATGAATCACTCTCGTAACTAGATTGTCTTAACTTGATTTAGGTTAAGGCTTAAGTTTCCATGTGCTCAGTTGAGTCTGTCCTAAATCTTTGGATTAAAAAGGATTTCCTGTTGAAGGGGAAATCAGAGCTTCGTATCTGTGGGAGAGAATTGTCAAAAAGAAATGCTGTATTTAAAATAAGGATCGAGTCAGTTTATAACCAGCGAATGTTACCTCAAACTGTTGACGTTTATAGAACCACTGAACATAAAGTTGTTCAGTCACATATCTCATTACCACCAGGGAGCTGGTAGCTCTGTCAGCTGCCAGGATCCAGAGTCTTATAAATGAGGATTAAATGGGTCCAATGTCCCGATCTTCtacaaaacatgtgaatcaCATAGAGAAATGTGTGTGACATTTTATGCTCTTTGTTGAAACTTGGCCTTCTCCACTCAAATTGGAGAGGAAACTGAAATGGCACTTTAGTTTGGTGAGCCCACACACTTATTTTACTGACGTAGTTTTTGGTACTAGATAATGACTGAAAAAAACTTTTAAGGGCGGAAATTAAGTGAAATTCAAATTTATGGAAGTGAAGAATTCCTTGTGTAAGATTATCTAATTTAATATGTTTCCTATCCTGAAATGATTGCTGTGTATTGAAAGCTGGACctttttgtggttttaaatgtttattaatttaaatatgttaatagTAGAGTTTGTTACTTTGCTGTGTGAGTGGACTGATTCTAGGAAGATAAGAAAATATGTATAAGTTTAGATTTTCTCCTCATAGTATTGTAAAATAAACGTGTTTGCTCTTGGAGAACTTGAAACAtagatatagaaaataaaactttgactttttgaaGATTGCTTATGACTCATTTTCAGCTCGCTGCCTCGTTAACCTACCAGCATTTCTTCCGATTTATAGTAACCCTCCCACCCAAGTTCTGTTTGTGGCATAACAGTCAGATGGAGAACTCCATGATATGTTACACTGATGATTGTTATAAATAAGTACAGACAGCTTTACTCATTTTTATTGGTGTGTTTTAAGAGAAACATTAGGATTCAGCAAGTGCCTTTGAAATGATTGTCGCTTTACAATTACTGTACTTTACTATGCTGCTCAATTTTGAAACAATGTGTACTATTAATATACATACGATTATTTGATCATAACACGGCGTGGTTTTCATGGCCTTTTCTTGTTAGGAGAAATTTTGGTTTTTAGTATTGCTGTTCTGAACTTTCCGCTCTCTTTTGCTGAATGCTACTGGCTTGCTGGAATGAATTATATTagctgttgtttattttattttatttttctaactaAAGAGAAACATATTTTCTCAAGTAGTGATGAAACGAAATGTACTGTAACAGAACCAACAAATGTATGGCAGATATTAAAGTACTTATATATGAttactttgtgtgtatgttatatgtatgcatgcatgtatgtatgtatgtatgtttgtgtatatatatgtaccaTGTTCCTACACCATTATTGCATGGTGGTGCAATAAGTCCAACATATTGCACCACCATGATCCTAAGGTGTAGTAATATGGTGTACTTCATGGAGGAGGATCTGCTCTTATAGAGCTCATTCTAAGGAAATGGAATAATAATACACTAATGAAGACATTATGAatataacatttcatttttaccAATAGATCCACCTAAACACGACATACTTgacctttaaattaaatatggGCGTATTTTAGTCATTTAATGAACTACATCAAACAGCAGATACAATTTGAATTCAACCAATGAGATTTGTGATTGTGtatttatagatagatagatagagatatatatatatatataatgaggGGGACAAACTAATTAATAGGATTGGAGCCAAAATaatcatcaaatcaaatcaaatcaaaaagaatcaagaaaataaatttCAAACCCAGTTTTGATCATACTACTACAAATATAATATCAcaaaattcaaacttaatttcaTATAAATGCTGCATTGTGAAATCAACCACGGTCATGTGCAGAGCTCTCCTGTTGCTGACTGTTCAGAAGTTGTGTATGACAATGGACTCCCTGTGCTGGGCGCAGATGACCTCATCGACGTAGAGAGAGGCGGCCTTCATGTTGATGTGATCCTGCAGCTCGCGCTGGCAGCGAACCAGAGCACACTGCGCCTCCTCGGACCGGGCCACTGCCTCACCCAGTCTGAAGTTGGAGAGATACAGAGACTTGGTTAGATCTTTTAACAAGACACCAGCGTGTATGAGAAGGACAGCAAGGAAGTAGGAGCAAGTGTTGACACAGCATCAGGAATGAAGTATCAAGGAAATATCAAATATCAATATTTCCTTGGTTTTATATTTCTACTCATAATGGTTGACCTGTTAAATTTGccattttaatataataatttattcCTATTTGTATTATTACTAGTTTTCTTTAAATTAGCAGCTATAACATCTGTGTATTCCCACAGGCATcttttcacttgtttttaatgtatcTTCTCTTCACATTAGACGTGGATGTTCCAGGTCTTACTTGCGGATGTGGGCTTTGAGCTGCTGGACCTCAGTGAGCAGCTGCATCTGCGCCGGATCGTGACATCGCTCTCTGTCAGGCCTCTGGTGACGCAAATCCATCCGGGCCTGGGCCAGACTCAGGAACTCTTCCTTCTGTGTGATGGCCACCTGGAGATCCTCTCGGATCTTCTGAACGCTGGAAAACTCAGACAGAACCTAGAGAGGACGGACGTTTGACACCAGGGTCAACCAGTGGTACATTTGCACAAAGTTTATATCAAGCTACTGATACTTCGACACTAAACAGGACCAAACCAATGAATAATGAAAAAgctgtacaaataaattatTGAGCAAATAAGATGaagtaaaacaaacaactgAATGTATTTGTAATGCACATTATATTTCTAtctttaataaatatattttaacctTTTAACATACAATATTACTAAGAGACTATGACCACATTGGGTTTGTTGTTATTAGGTTGTAACAACACAGCCTGATGATTTTTGCATCCACCATGAACCATTGGCTGACTATTGAGACTAAAATACTGTTTAAAGTCTTTCTTTAGGctgaataacaaaataaatgatttttgtaaaaaattcaaattcattAGCAACAAAACAGACACTGACTGGGTGTGACCAGTAGCTTATAGTGGCTAACATTAGGACACTTAAATATGTGTAACTGTAATTAAAGGTTTCTGATTTATTACGTCTACCTACTTGTTTTATtgacatattttaaatgaaaacaggattttaaatgataaatcaaACAATTTTTTACTAAActctaattataataataacatctgCCGACTTCTGCCTGAATATTTTTCCTCTCACCTCACTCGCTTTCTCTGCACAATATACACCACACCcctccactgctctgctctTCCCTTTACCTTGTTCAGTTGACCCTCCATCTGGTTCTTGGCAGACTTGATTTGATTGATGTTCAGCTGAAAGGCTATTTTTGTAGCCTGGACCTGCTTCTGCATGTCAGCAGCCGTCTGGTCCAGGACAGACTCCGCGAAGGCCCGCAGTGACAGCGAGTTGGTCTTCTGCTGCTCCGCTTTGGCTATGTTCATCTCTGAGGTGCTCTCCCACTGCTGAGGAGTCACTGCCGAACTGAGAGACGGAGACATGTGAACCCAACACCTTTGAAGACCTGGAACGTACAGTACATTTCATTTGGCGCATTTGCAGAGTGTGGAAATGTTGAGGGGAATATGAGAGACCAGACAATGATTTCAAATCCTCCAAATATTTTCACCTTCACAGGGTAAAGATCGTCGTAGCTCACCTCGGCGAaagactgttgttttttttggaatcCAGCTGCGTTTTGATAGAATTGATGGTCATGAGGGTGCAGGTGTGGTCGATGCACTGAGCCTTATACTTTTCCTTCAGATCTTCCTCTAAATGGTACCTGGCAGATTGGTTCAGTCTGGAACACACAACAATATGTTCTGTCTTGATTTTACAGTCAACTCTAGCCAGGGACTTGATATTCCTGCTGGTTTTCAAgacaataaacatttaaaaatctaaaaGGTTTGCATACATTTGAGTCCGCACAGTCACACCTCGTCCATCCCTCTTACCGAATCTGCTCAGATATCTGCTCCACTACACGCTGCAGGAGGGTAGCTGCCCCCTCTGCAGCAtccccctccctctgcagctctctgGTCACCTCATCCTGCTGGGTCTCAGTGGGAGGACGGTTGATCCTGCAGGAAACAGAATACATTAATAACGCTTTTATCACCTGCATATCCATCCTGCTGCTGAACTGGAAAAAAATGCACAAATGTTCTCAATCTTTAGATTCAAGCTTTATTTGCTGATGTTGTCTGATGGACGAAATGCTTTTAACTTAATTTGTCTCATGTCTGCATCCTCTGTTAGCATCCAGCCATAGATCATAAAGGCTAAAGAACCAGTCCATGCATCCATTCTCTTTTTGCCAATGCACAAACGTACAGCAGATTGACCATTAACAACACAGGTAGATTCCATGTGTAATCGTGCTTGTCAATAAAACCCCAATTCTGATTCTTACTCAAGTATCTGGACTGTGGGATGAAGACACGGCAAGAAcatacaaactccacacagagagggCCCAGCCAAACTGGGATTAAAACTAACAACTGATTCATTATTAATGAATTTTGACCTTCACATTGTGAGACGACAGTGTTAACCATTCCATCACCATGCTTCATCATGACTTGATGGCATAAAACGCATAGGCGCAACTCCTGATGACAGTAATGATGGCTCTGTTCCATTCAGGTGCACAAGTGTACCACATTAAAAGTTATTCAGTGTCTGACAAATTTAAATATCTGCAATAAAAAAGCCTATAGAACAGAATGGGATGATAGATGTGACATAATGGCTTTACATTGATTGAGGAAGGTCCGGTGCAGGAATTTCCCTATAACGTGTTATCATTTATGCATAAACTTCACAGTGACAGAAAAAGTTTGTGTAGAAACTTTAGACTGAGttcctgaaaaataaagatgCTTTCCAAATCGGTAAGACGAAAGATATATATGCTGCAAGGGACAATTAGGAAGTATCCAAACACTACATTGGATCTCTGTATCTGAAAGAATTTTTCATAAGGATAAGTATCATGATACAGGAGTTATATCTCGCTGTGTTACGATATATTGTGATACTCAGAGCAAGGCAATTATGTAATTGTAATTTGATGAAAACTGGTTCTCTGATAGACTTCTCGCTCAATGTAAGTTGGTATCTGTGGTTGGGATCGGCCCCAGCTCCCCCACGTGAGCCACGAAGGACAAGCGGTACagagaatggatggatggaaaactCATATGAAAACCAAAGTCAACACTGCTATCTAGTGGTTGGGGGTTTAAAGACAATGTGAAAGGAACCAGGCTGCAAAGAGTATTTGACTGTAAATTATCAATTCAAAATCAATAGTGTTTTTGCGAAATTTCACATCCTAATACTCAAGTGCATCACTATTTCCTTTTACATCACTTCACTGTAGTTAATTGTTCCTATGGCTAATCAATATCCTCATCTTCCAGCCTCACCTCTCCTGCAGACAGAGAGTAGTGACCCTCAGAGGCTCCTTGCAGGCCTCCAGCGCCTTCACCACCCTGCCCTGGAACGCTGTGAGGTTATCAATCTCCTCAATGATCTCCTCCAACTTCAGCTCCAACTCCTTCTTCAGGAACTGGATGTCTTTGACCCTCTGATCTGAGAAGCAGATGAATAGAGCGTTGCAATAAAGCCTGAACATCAACCCCTCCTCACCAATCACAGACATTGTCGCCTACTCACCAAGTTGTATGTTGTCATTATGATGCATGCGTTTAGATGCCTTATGAGTCTCTTGGATCAGCCTCATACATTCTCCGCTGAAGAGCTCTGACTTCTTCCTTGTGACCTCAATACTCCTGAGATCAGGTGGAGCTGTTTGCTGTGGAGTGCTTTGGTCCATGTTGCTGTAGTTTTAACTCCTGCATTCACCACCAAcatattaatattcattttTGTCAAATTTGTACAATAAATGTAATTCTGTTAAAGCAGGTCATAGGTTAACACACTTTCAAACTTCGAACGACGTATAATGGGAATTATTttgtaataatgatgataaaaataacaaatacagccaaattcctagaaatgtctacaTAAGTGAAAGATGTTTATCATTCAAGAGTCATTGGGAAGTAGTGCTTAAGTAATTTCCCGTAAAGTGGACGAATATCAGCCATGAAAGGGTTTTTCCTTAATGATatgaaatgtttgatttaaaaaacaacggGCCTTACGAGTTCTTccaataaacatttataaacttGCTGTCGTTAGCCTCCTACCCTTAACAAACACACGATACAGTGAGCACCAACTTTACTTaataaccctttgatacacaagctatgcaaacaCCTTCTAATGTACAACATAGGTCCAAAGTTACCCGTATTAATTTCCTGTTTGATTTCATTCATGGCTCTGTGTTACTTTGTTATATTCCTTTAAAGCTTATTATTCTATGTCATCAAAGGGGCCTTCTCCTGTGGGTCTTGGAATCGCCCTCCTAAATGAAGAAAGCTCCATTAATGCCCTAcaccaggggttttcaactgctttgtcccagggaccaccattctgactagaaagtaatccgcggcccactgctggatagaaggaagttttaacatttggttttcaatattggttttatttaaaaatctcaaaaaaatctagaaaaaattgtaaaatacaaaaaaatggttgcttttcagtgcttaagaattgaaaacaaaattaaaatgcagtttgtagttgtactgcatctcagaaccatatgtacttCAATTTATAaagttcatgacttaaatgtacagacatgtagctgaaatgttgagagaacgttaaagtaacggtgatcaataacaatcaacataaactggggctacaactgaatagGGAAGTTGACAAAGTACTGCAGAATATGTcgcaaatgataatcatacaatatcacacaaacaattgaggcctacttaaatttaacctcatgatcacaAGCAGCAAATCCCTCCTACTGCgtgagtagtacttctgtgtgtgtgtgtctagagctctcctaagaaattgtttctcaaccagcgaacgtggtaaagttgactgttattgcaattaattgttttggctattatgccaatttatttttcttattacaaagtatttgtttttcgctcttttgttttatttaatattttcattattaattctgccctttatattattttagacatatttttcttatttaaatatttttcatgatattcaagagtaatctggaaatgtgttgaaatatcaaagcaaatttcgcggaccccctgcaatgccgtcgcggaccaccagggggccgcggacccctggttgaaaacccctgcccTACACGATTCTATAGATTATATGACATCAGAGGAACCTCCTCTATTCATTAGAGCTGGATTCCAAGACACACCCACAACTCGCATAGCCTACTTAAACTCTGGATGAATACAGATCTAAAGCAAATCAATCAGTCCATTAAGTATATATTGTCatatttcaggttttattttgttgatctagCTATGATAGCTAGCCGGAAaataagctagctagctatcaCCTAGTTAGTATTGTtcatatttctctttctcactagtaatggattgtaaaataagactctcatacagcagagggacaaaagcagctgtgtgaagTGACAGGTGTTCCTTAGTGAATACAAACTGTATGGGTCATTTTTGGTAAAAGTCTGTTTATaaagtaagaaaggaaaaaggaaaataacgTTTTGTGACAatccaaaacaaatatttaatgaatgcttagaataataaatgataaaacacatttattcactggaaagaaatagaaaataaaaacagagccGGGTctcttttgacccatgttgtgtatctaAGGGTTAAGCTAGCTGTTGGTCAGAGACGTGTGTTTTCAAACTATTAGCTACTAgcattacagaaacaaacatgtatcTTCATCCACCAAAGACCTACCTTGTTCCGTGAGGCTTAAAAAAACGTACAAAATCAAATCGTTTTttatcctcctctgctctgggcTCCCGTAGAACAACACAGATGGTTA
It encodes:
- the tekt1 gene encoding tektin-1; its protein translation is MDQSTPQQTAPPDLRSIEVTRKKSELFSGECMRLIQETHKASKRMHHNDNIQLDQRVKDIQFLKKELELKLEEIIEEIDNLTAFQGRVVKALEACKEPLRVTTLCLQERINRPPTETQQDEVTRELQREGDAAEGAATLLQRVVEQISEQIRLNQSARYHLEEDLKEKYKAQCIDHTCTLMTINSIKTQLDSKKNNSLSPSSAVTPQQWESTSEMNIAKAEQQKTNSLSLRAFAESVLDQTAADMQKQVQATKIAFQLNINQIKSAKNQMEGQLNKVLSEFSSVQKIREDLQVAITQKEEFLSLAQARMDLRHQRPDRERCHDPAQMQLLTEVQQLKAHIRKLGEAVARSEEAQCALVRCQRELQDHINMKAASLYVDEVICAQHRESIVIHNF